One Streptosporangium sp. NBC_01495 DNA window includes the following coding sequences:
- a CDS encoding thioesterase II family protein: MTATGTSTRSDWLRQFAPAVAGAPCVVVFPHAGGSAGFFVPLAQELSPAVRVLAVQYPGRLDRRGEPAVEDLRELARRIAAVVAEERPAAPLAFFGHSMGALVAFEAALLGGRSLGAAPDLLFVSGGRAPALTRVDPAILRDDRSLIEEVVRLGGTSPLALEDEDLRDLVLPALRSDYRALRAYVPAPGARVGCPIVALTGDRDPLAAVAEVERWRDNTSGGFRLRTFPGDHFYLTPRSRDVAETVWLALTGRD; the protein is encoded by the coding sequence ATGACCGCGACGGGGACGTCGACCAGGAGCGACTGGCTGCGGCAGTTCGCCCCGGCCGTCGCCGGTGCCCCCTGCGTGGTGGTGTTCCCCCACGCCGGTGGGTCGGCCGGCTTCTTCGTCCCGCTGGCCCAGGAGCTCTCGCCGGCGGTGCGCGTGCTCGCCGTCCAGTACCCGGGCCGCCTGGACCGGCGCGGCGAACCGGCCGTCGAGGACCTGCGGGAACTCGCCCGCCGGATCGCGGCGGTGGTCGCCGAGGAGCGGCCGGCCGCGCCCCTCGCCTTCTTCGGGCACAGCATGGGCGCCCTGGTGGCCTTCGAGGCCGCGCTGCTCGGCGGGCGGAGCCTCGGCGCCGCCCCGGATCTGCTCTTCGTCTCGGGCGGGCGCGCTCCGGCCCTGACCCGGGTCGACCCGGCGATCCTGCGTGACGACCGCTCCCTGATCGAGGAGGTCGTACGCCTCGGCGGGACCTCCCCCCTGGCACTGGAGGACGAGGACCTGCGCGATCTCGTCCTTCCGGCGCTGCGCAGCGACTACCGCGCCCTGCGGGCGTACGTCCCGGCGCCGGGCGCGCGGGTCGGCTGCCCGATCGTGGCGCTGACCGGGGACCGCGACCCGCTGGCGGCCGTCGCCGAGGTGGAGCGGTGGCGGGACAACACCTCCGGCGGGTTCCGGCTCAGGACCTTCCCCGGGGATCACTTCTACCTGACCCCGCGGTCGCGGGACGTGGCGGAGACGGTGTGGCTGGCGCTCACCGGCCGGGACTGA
- a CDS encoding alpha/beta fold hydrolase yields the protein MNDLSELKRFVVAHAISQNLPAGHYASLLERITSDTGDEPGSWPHEWIRAGEEAEAAGETLAACQYYNMGRFPFVDGPGRKRALARCVEAFERWRREQPGIEPVTVEVGGLPVKVWATGLSAQEPRPLLVVTGGIVSPKEQWAPVLPQIAAFGMAGVVAELPGVGESPLRYGPDGWRLFPAILDALAGRAKVSETYLLALSFSGHLAIAAALRDRRIRGLVGNGTPIHDFFTDTAWQARVPRITRDTLAHLAGVSPDAVFAHIRHWALDDRSLRDLEIPFAAVTATGDEVIPPGDTERLRRSVRDLRLIEHPDVHGAPSYLAETRVWSLLAIQEMRPDADPRVTAALTAALGAARARTGR from the coding sequence ATGAACGACCTGTCCGAGCTCAAGCGGTTCGTGGTGGCGCACGCGATCTCACAGAACCTGCCCGCCGGCCACTACGCGAGCCTGCTGGAGCGGATCACCTCCGACACCGGTGACGAGCCGGGCTCGTGGCCCCACGAGTGGATCCGCGCGGGGGAGGAGGCGGAGGCCGCGGGTGAGACGCTGGCGGCCTGCCAGTACTACAACATGGGACGGTTCCCGTTCGTCGACGGTCCGGGCCGCAAACGGGCCCTCGCGCGCTGCGTCGAGGCGTTCGAACGCTGGCGGCGGGAGCAGCCCGGGATCGAACCGGTCACCGTCGAGGTCGGCGGGCTCCCCGTCAAGGTGTGGGCCACGGGCCTGTCCGCCCAGGAGCCTCGCCCGCTGCTGGTGGTGACCGGCGGCATCGTGAGCCCCAAGGAGCAGTGGGCCCCGGTGCTGCCGCAGATCGCGGCCTTCGGGATGGCCGGGGTCGTGGCCGAACTCCCCGGCGTCGGCGAGAGCCCCCTGCGGTACGGCCCGGACGGCTGGCGGCTGTTCCCGGCGATACTGGACGCCCTGGCCGGGCGGGCGAAGGTGTCCGAGACGTATCTGCTCGCGCTGAGTTTCAGCGGTCATCTGGCGATCGCCGCCGCGCTGCGCGATCGGCGGATCCGTGGCCTGGTCGGCAACGGGACGCCGATCCACGACTTCTTCACCGACACCGCCTGGCAGGCGCGGGTGCCGAGGATCACCAGGGACACCCTGGCGCACCTGGCGGGCGTGTCGCCCGACGCGGTGTTCGCGCACATCCGGCACTGGGCGCTCGACGACCGGAGCCTGCGCGACCTGGAGATCCCGTTCGCCGCCGTGACCGCGACCGGGGACGAGGTAATCCCCCCGGGGGACACCGAGCGGCTCAGGCGCTCCGTGCGCGACCTGAGGCTGATCGAGCACCCCGACGTGCACGGCGCCCCGTCGTACCTGGCGGAGACCCGGGTGTGGAGCCTGCTCGCGATACAGGAGATGCGGCCCGACGCCGACCCCCGGGTCACGGCGGCGCTCACCGCCGCCCTTGGGGCGGCCCGCGCGAGGACGGGCCGATGA
- a CDS encoding 2-oxo acid dehydrogenase subunit E2: MTEQPFATQRRHTLFFLDQIRDFSPVFLDTEVDATAIVAGRERARRAGERRSVVSYVVHAAADVLRKHPEANAAIQGRLDPVVATYDTVAAKVTLDKTLDGRRVVLATVIPRLESASLADVQAHLDRAIEADPDTAEEFAGIRALRRLPWQVALDRFREAAGLLDRRPAVTGTFSVTSLGHRAIDGFHSVGGTTITLGVGRIADRPVVRDGAIGIAPVMRLSMAFDHRVIDGAEGADVLTEIKDALEAFDERPVRAQAVRGGARDLTEPARRPLREPAGADHLRHR; this comes from the coding sequence TTGACCGAGCAGCCTTTCGCCACCCAGCGCCGCCACACCCTTTTCTTCCTCGACCAGATCCGTGACTTCTCGCCGGTCTTCCTCGACACCGAGGTGGACGCGACGGCGATCGTCGCGGGCCGCGAGCGGGCCCGGCGGGCGGGTGAGCGCCGGTCGGTCGTCTCCTACGTCGTGCACGCGGCCGCGGACGTGCTGCGCAAGCACCCAGAGGCGAACGCGGCGATCCAGGGCCGACTGGACCCGGTCGTCGCCACGTACGACACCGTCGCCGCGAAGGTCACCCTCGACAAGACGCTGGACGGCCGCCGGGTCGTGCTGGCGACGGTGATCCCCCGCCTGGAGAGCGCGAGCCTCGCCGACGTCCAGGCGCACCTGGACCGGGCGATCGAGGCCGACCCCGACACCGCCGAGGAGTTCGCCGGTATCCGGGCCCTGCGGCGGCTCCCGTGGCAGGTGGCGCTCGACCGGTTCCGGGAGGCGGCGGGACTGCTCGACCGGCGGCCCGCCGTCACCGGGACGTTCAGCGTCACCTCGCTCGGTCACCGGGCGATCGACGGCTTCCACTCCGTCGGCGGCACCACGATCACCCTGGGGGTCGGCCGGATCGCCGACCGCCCGGTCGTCCGGGACGGCGCGATCGGGATCGCCCCGGTCATGCGGCTCTCCATGGCGTTCGACCACCGCGTGATCGACGGCGCGGAGGGCGCCGACGTACTCACCGAGATCAAGGACGCGCTGGAGGCATTCGATGAACGACCTGTCCGAGCTCAAGCGGTTCGTGGTGGCGCACGCGATCTCACAGAACCTGCCCGCCGGCCACTACGCGAGCCTGCTGGAGCGGATCACCTCCGACACCGGTGA
- a CDS encoding acyl carrier protein, giving the protein MTAGISRAEFVDLLQDEIGLDIDAGDLGRAFDDLSGWDSVRLLAMLILLEKHLGKPLSLPGFLEAANLESIYEMVNR; this is encoded by the coding sequence ATGACGGCCGGGATCTCGCGGGCGGAGTTCGTGGACCTGCTCCAGGACGAGATCGGGCTCGACATCGACGCCGGGGACCTGGGGCGGGCCTTCGACGATCTCTCCGGCTGGGACTCGGTGCGGCTCCTGGCGATGCTCATCCTGCTGGAGAAGCACCTGGGAAAGCCGTTGTCGCTACCGGGTTTCCTGGAGGCGGCGAACCTCGAATCGATCTACGAGATGGTGAACCGTTGA
- a CDS encoding 3-oxoacyl-ACP synthase III family protein, whose amino-acid sequence MGESPIRVLSVGTALPGPPIDTAALAERFGMDRLWQQWVDTFIGTRTRHLAIDLKSGERRHDLADLGELAAVQALARAGISAEEIDVVVLGTATPDTLMPTTVNVIADRLRIDGVPTFQLQSGCSGAVQTFDVAAALLATGRYRTALVIGGDVIAKHYDVKVDLAALPPDEVVNYLLFGDGAGAAVLSTEDHPQAPVVRSVLTRLSGLDRAPGQILRWYGLADRDAAEASASEDYKAIERLVPVLAEEVAEELLDDLGWERDQVDYLLPPQLSVTMTGKIAKRLDFSSAKEISCVGETGNNGNALLFFQLDRLLSEMTAPSRAVAVAIESSKWIKAGLALERGR is encoded by the coding sequence ATGGGGGAAAGCCCGATACGAGTTCTGTCCGTGGGGACGGCCCTGCCGGGGCCTCCCATCGACACCGCCGCACTGGCCGAGCGTTTCGGCATGGACCGCCTCTGGCAGCAGTGGGTCGACACCTTCATCGGCACGCGGACCCGGCACCTCGCGATCGACCTGAAATCGGGCGAGCGCCGCCACGACCTGGCCGATCTCGGCGAGCTCGCGGCGGTCCAGGCCCTCGCCCGCGCCGGGATCTCCGCCGAGGAGATCGACGTGGTGGTACTCGGCACCGCCACGCCGGACACGCTGATGCCGACCACCGTGAACGTGATCGCCGACCGGCTGCGCATCGACGGCGTGCCGACCTTCCAGCTCCAGTCGGGCTGCTCGGGAGCCGTGCAGACCTTCGACGTGGCGGCCGCGCTGCTGGCCACCGGCCGATACCGGACCGCGCTGGTGATCGGCGGGGACGTCATCGCCAAGCACTACGACGTCAAGGTCGACCTGGCCGCGTTGCCGCCCGACGAGGTGGTCAACTACCTGCTGTTCGGTGACGGCGCGGGCGCCGCGGTGCTCAGCACCGAGGACCACCCCCAGGCGCCGGTGGTCCGGTCGGTGCTCACCAGACTGTCGGGCCTGGACCGCGCCCCCGGCCAGATCCTGCGGTGGTACGGCCTGGCGGACCGCGATGCCGCCGAGGCGTCGGCGAGCGAGGACTACAAGGCCATCGAGAGGCTCGTGCCCGTCCTGGCCGAGGAGGTCGCCGAGGAACTGCTGGACGACCTCGGCTGGGAGCGGGACCAGGTCGACTACCTGCTGCCTCCCCAGTTGTCCGTAACCATGACCGGCAAGATCGCCAAGCGGCTGGACTTCTCGTCGGCCAAGGAGATCTCCTGCGTCGGCGAGACCGGCAACAACGGCAACGCCCTGCTGTTCTTCCAGCTCGACCGCCTGCTGTCCGAGATGACGGCGCCGTCGCGCGCGGTCGCGGTGGCCATCGAGTCGAGTAAGTGGATCAAGGCCGGCCTCGCGCTGGAGCGTGGCCGATGA
- the helR gene encoding RNA polymerase recycling motor ATPase HelR: MTDSAFDLPDHLTPKADPALIAGDEQHFAAIAESLQQSITDLSGRLDAERKSPGGKGRQALDRDLEIHRLTARLRALRRFGLDLCLGRMVGEDDPEPVYVGRLGLTDSAGRRLLLDWRSPAAEPFFGATHANPMGLASRRRYRWTLGRISDYWDEVFTADGFEGHAALDDQSAFIASLGGNRSARMRDVLATIQADQDAIIRAGSRGALVVDGGPGTGKTVVALHRSAYLLYSDPRLGHRRGGVLFVGPHQPYLAYVADVLPSLGEEGVRTCTLRDLVAEGAAAAIETDPDVARLKSSADLVKAIEPAVRFYENPPAEGMTVTTDWSDIWLSADDWAEAFEAAEPGTPHNEARDRIWEELLTILVDKHDGDAPEHLLRKSLLRDRRLLTTFNRAWPLIEAADLVGDLWSVPAYLRMCAPWLGPDDVRRLRRADAQAWTVSDLPLLDAARQRLGDPEASRRRRRHEASVAAEREHMDRVVDILLEADDDGEGAVTMLRGQDLKDALVDGTTPPGADPDLLAGPFAHVVVDEAQELTDAEWQMLLLRCPSRSFTIVGDRAQARHGFTESWRERLERIGLDRIDLASLSVNYRTPEEIMAEAEPVIRAVLPDANVPTSIRSGGVPVVHGSTSELSSVLDTWLAANADGIACVIGDPTFRATSRVRSLTPELSKGLEFDLVVLIDPEAFGGGVEGAVDRYVAMTRATQRLVILTSS; the protein is encoded by the coding sequence GTGACCGACAGCGCGTTTGACCTTCCCGACCACCTCACCCCCAAGGCCGACCCGGCGCTGATCGCCGGCGACGAGCAGCACTTCGCGGCCATCGCGGAGAGCCTCCAGCAGTCGATCACCGACCTGTCCGGCCGCCTCGACGCCGAGCGGAAGTCGCCCGGCGGCAAAGGCCGGCAGGCGCTGGACCGGGACCTGGAGATCCACCGGCTCACCGCCCGCCTGCGAGCCCTGCGGCGCTTCGGCCTGGACCTGTGCCTCGGACGCATGGTCGGCGAGGACGATCCCGAGCCCGTGTACGTCGGACGGCTCGGCCTCACGGACAGCGCGGGCCGCCGGCTGCTGCTCGACTGGCGCTCCCCGGCGGCCGAGCCGTTCTTCGGGGCGACCCACGCCAACCCGATGGGTCTGGCGAGCCGCCGCAGGTACCGCTGGACCCTCGGCCGGATCAGCGACTACTGGGACGAGGTGTTCACCGCGGACGGGTTCGAGGGACACGCCGCGCTCGACGACCAGTCCGCCTTCATCGCGAGCCTGGGCGGAAACCGGTCGGCCCGGATGCGAGACGTGCTCGCCACCATCCAGGCCGACCAGGACGCCATCATCCGCGCGGGATCCCGCGGCGCCCTCGTCGTCGACGGCGGTCCGGGTACGGGGAAGACCGTCGTCGCCCTGCACCGCTCGGCCTACCTCCTCTACTCCGACCCTCGCCTCGGTCACCGCCGGGGTGGCGTGCTGTTCGTCGGTCCGCACCAGCCCTACCTGGCCTACGTCGCCGACGTCCTTCCCAGCCTCGGAGAGGAGGGCGTGCGGACCTGCACCCTGCGGGACCTCGTCGCCGAGGGAGCCGCGGCGGCGATCGAGACCGACCCGGACGTGGCCCGCCTGAAGTCGTCCGCGGACCTGGTGAAGGCGATCGAGCCGGCCGTCAGGTTCTACGAGAACCCGCCCGCCGAGGGGATGACGGTCACGACCGACTGGTCCGACATCTGGCTGAGCGCCGACGACTGGGCCGAGGCTTTCGAGGCGGCGGAACCCGGTACCCCGCACAACGAGGCGCGCGACCGGATCTGGGAGGAGCTGCTCACGATCCTGGTGGACAAGCACGACGGCGACGCGCCGGAGCACCTGCTCCGCAAGTCGCTGCTGCGGGACAGGCGGCTGCTCACGACCTTCAACCGCGCGTGGCCGCTGATCGAGGCGGCCGACCTCGTCGGAGACCTGTGGTCGGTACCCGCCTACCTGCGGATGTGCGCGCCCTGGCTCGGCCCCGACGACGTCCGGAGGCTGCGGCGCGCGGACGCCCAGGCCTGGACGGTGTCCGACCTGCCGCTCCTGGACGCGGCACGGCAGCGACTCGGCGACCCGGAGGCGTCGCGACGCAGGCGCCGGCACGAAGCCTCCGTCGCCGCGGAACGCGAGCACATGGACAGGGTCGTCGACATCCTGCTCGAGGCCGACGACGACGGTGAGGGCGCGGTGACGATGCTGCGCGGACAGGACCTGAAGGATGCCCTGGTCGACGGGACCACGCCGCCCGGCGCCGACCCGGACCTGCTCGCCGGCCCGTTCGCGCACGTCGTCGTGGACGAGGCCCAGGAACTGACCGACGCGGAGTGGCAGATGCTGCTGCTCCGCTGCCCGTCCCGGAGCTTCACCATCGTCGGGGACCGCGCCCAGGCCAGGCACGGGTTCACGGAGTCGTGGCGGGAACGGCTCGAGCGGATCGGGCTCGACCGGATCGACCTGGCCTCCCTGAGCGTCAACTACCGGACGCCGGAGGAGATCATGGCGGAGGCCGAGCCGGTCATCAGGGCCGTGCTCCCGGACGCCAACGTGCCGACCTCCATCCGCAGCGGCGGCGTCCCCGTCGTCCACGGATCCACCTCGGAGCTGAGCTCGGTCCTCGACACCTGGCTCGCCGCGAACGCCGACGGGATCGCCTGCGTCATCGGCGATCCCACGTTCCGGGCGACGTCCCGCGTCCGGTCGCTGACCCCGGAGCTGTCGAAGGGGCTCGAGTTCGACCTGGTCGTCCTCATCGACCCGGAGGCGTTCGGCGGGGGCGTCGAAGGAGCGGTCGACCGCTATGTCGCGATGACCCGGGCGACCCAGCGACTCGTCATCCTCACGAGCTCCTGA
- a CDS encoding maleylpyruvate isomerase family mycothiol-dependent enzyme — MADPAPKASRRRASGIWPLVHAERAALAADLANLTDEQWATPSLCTGLTVREVLAHLASGAGITPARWLAGVIRCRFDFDKQVAMRLAEQLGANAAETHDRFRRVVTSTTSPLLPVAAMLGEVIVHAEDIRRPLGIRRDYPITTLTLLAEYYQGSDLVVPTGKRIRGLRLVADDGPFATGSGALVSGTTLALTMAMTGRTTYCDELGGDGVAILRDRMEMT, encoded by the coding sequence ATGGCCGATCCGGCGCCGAAGGCGAGCCGGCGCCGCGCGTCCGGCATCTGGCCACTGGTCCACGCCGAGCGGGCGGCCCTCGCGGCCGACCTGGCGAATCTGACCGACGAGCAGTGGGCGACGCCGTCACTGTGTACCGGGTTGACCGTGCGCGAGGTGCTGGCGCACCTCGCCTCGGGGGCGGGCATCACTCCGGCGCGGTGGCTGGCGGGCGTGATCCGCTGCCGGTTCGACTTTGACAAGCAGGTCGCCATGCGGCTCGCCGAGCAGCTGGGCGCGAACGCGGCCGAGACGCACGACAGGTTCCGCCGCGTCGTCACGAGCACGACCAGCCCGCTTCTGCCGGTCGCGGCGATGCTGGGCGAAGTGATCGTGCACGCGGAGGACATCCGGCGACCGCTGGGCATTCGCCGCGACTACCCGATCACGACCCTCACCCTGTTGGCCGAGTACTACCAGGGCTCCGACCTCGTCGTTCCGACCGGGAAACGGATCCGTGGCCTGCGGCTCGTCGCCGACGACGGCCCCTTCGCGACCGGCTCCGGCGCGCTCGTGTCCGGCACCACCCTGGCGCTCACGATGGCCATGACCGGGCGCACGACGTACTGTGACGAACTCGGCGGCGACGGCGTCGCGATCCTGCGTGACCGGATGGAGATGACCTGA